A single Columba livia isolate bColLiv1 breed racing homer chromosome 22, bColLiv1.pat.W.v2, whole genome shotgun sequence DNA region contains:
- the ETV7 gene encoding LOW QUALITY PROTEIN: transcription factor ETV7 (The sequence of the model RefSeq protein was modified relative to this genomic sequence to represent the inferred CDS: inserted 1 base in 1 codon; substituted 2 bases at 2 genomic stop codons) yields MNPKEFVLLSSLSRVYTGVSPFSSHKVMQLLAEIHLGAGKGSRTSVEELQMAHGTSXKLHEQHLPXWRCLQSEGNTKAGHFXPPTRLISFPQGKAADGSSSPVVAASLPALSQIQCAPTGEGEIFRLPGRLRIQPSLWSKDDVIHWLRWAEKEYSLPQTDKSRFEMNGKALCILTKDDFRYRAPSSGDVLYEILQYIKTQRRALVCSPLLSSPFGEARSPKEGTDCSAEAASVSLSSCLGCAEQPVSHSRAEPLNLSHHSSEGGCSTGAVCSVPAAPVDGKIADCRLLWDYVYQLLSDSRYEPYIKWEDKEAKVFRVINPNGLAQLWGNHKNRMNMTYEKMSRALRHYYKLNIIKKEPGQKLLFRFLKTPGEIIHEKSSKLEQLENEDHEDLKEDPVDVSP; encoded by the exons ATGAATCCGAAAGAGTTTGTGTTGCTGTCAAGCCTGTCCAGAGTTTATACTGGAGTTTCTCCATTTTCCTCACATAAAGTTATGCAGCTACTTGCAGAGATTCATCTCGGTGCTGGTAAAGGATCTAGAACTAGTGTGGAAGAGCTGCAGATGGCACACGGAACCAGTTAGAAGCTCCATGAGCAGCATTTACCATGATGGAGGTGTCTCCAAAGCGAAGGCAACACCAAAGCTGGGCATT TGCCCCCGACACGGCTGATCTCATTTCCCCAGGGTAAAGCGGCAGACGGCTCTTCCAGCCCCGTTGTCGCAGCTTCGTTACCCGCCCTGTCCCAGATCCAATGCGCACCCACCGGCGAGGGGGAGATCTTCAGGCTTCCAGGCAGGCTGA GAATCCAGCCCTCCCTGTGGAGCAAGGACGACGTGATCCACTGGCTCCGGTGGGCTGAGAAGGAGTATTCGCTTCCACAGACGGACAAAAGCAGGTTTGAAATGAACGGCAAAGCTCTGTGTATCCTCACCAAGGATGACTTCAGATACCGAGCTCCGAGCTCAG GTGATGTGTTATATGAAATCCTCCAGTACATTAAGACTCAAAGAAGAGCTCTGGTGTGCAGCCCTTTGCTCAGCTCACCGTTTGGAGAAGCCAGGAGCCCCAAGGAAG gaacAGACTGTAGTGCTGaagctgcctcagtttctctttcctcctgcctggGTTGTGCAGAACAGCCCGTGTCCCACAGCCGCGCGGAGCCACTGAACCTCTCCCATCACAGCTCGGAGGGCGGCTGCAGCACAGGTGCCGTCTGCTCCGTTCCTGCAGCCCCAGTGGATGGGAAAATTGCAG ACTGCAGGTTGCTGTGGGATTACGTGTACCAGCTCCTCTCTGACAGCCGCTACGAGCCCTACATCAAGTGGGAAGACAAGGAAGCCAAAGTCTTCCGGGTCATTAACCCAAACGGGCTTGCCCAGCTCTGGGGGAATCACAAG aacCGAATGAACATGACATATGAGAAGATGTCACGAGCACTCAGACATTACTATAAACTCAACATTATCAAAAAGGAGCCGGGGCAGAAGCTGTTGTTCAG GTTTTTGAAGACTCCTGGGGAGATCATCCATGAGAAATCCAGCAAACTAGAGCAGCTGGAGAACGAGGACCATGAGGATTTGAAAGAAGACCCGGTGGACGTTTCACCATAG
- the LOC110364627 gene encoding apoptosis facilitator Bcl-2-like protein 14 isoform X4 has translation MESNTQAPAAVKPRWDVGLQPSGKILSLDRQGAKKVLEIYVRRSLSCCENTLATKRTLRERPRGRGKKAHGLQRSKSDFCKYSCAKLSPKKDQEERPKAPDLDEALVDESKTPGEVPKEELEPERKSTKNSSQGKTQRTWFKSLFNFLFKKSHEEQKENTGTKVKEKDAKAPLDSKPEGAKRPGGDMSTSPPLGRAPRRRPSLKRVFSFKKHVEEERGEAAAGARAKRPSCLPLRQVQAPATDVEQPDGYYARVSEEIGLIVQGSEGQGSRARGCAEPPQPAGADGVDEAIRRIVALLQSAGDELDKQVKEDARLRMFFRDMSYSSFKNLADAYVNKEMTASRPDANPQEIQFAFTVHLTAKVAGICSQAVNRIMGFGTRYLEDSFAPLSYSKILQDRERFSTDNCESPD, from the exons ATGGAAAG CAACACGCAGGCTCCGGCTGCGGTGAAGCCTCGGTGGGATGTGGGGTTGCAGCCGTCGGGCAAGATCCTCTCTCTGGACAGGCAAGGGGCCAAGAAAGTGCTGGAGATCTATGTCAGGCGCTCGCTGAGCTGCTGTGAAAACACGCTGGCGACCAAGAGAACTCTCCGGGAGAGACCCCGGGGCCGAGGGAAGAAGGCACATGGGCTCCAGCGGTCAAAAAGTGACTTCTGCAAGTATTCCTGTGCCAAACTCAGCCCCAAGAAGGACCAGGAGGAGCGACCCAAAGCACCGGACCTGGACGAGGCTCTGGTTGATGAGAGCAAAACTCCTGGAGAGGTCCCGAAAGAGGAGCTGGAAcctgaaaggaaaagcacaaaaaactCTTCCCAGGGCAAAACCCAACGCACCTGGTTCAAAAGTTTATTTAATTTCCTCTTCAAGAAGAGCCAtgaggagcagaaggaaaacacaggGACAAAAGTAAAGGAGAAAGATGCCAAAGCTCCTCTCGACTCCAAACCAGAAGGGGCTAAAAGACCCGGAGGGGACATGAGCACGTCCCCGCCGCTGGGCAGAGCCCCGAGGAGGAGACCCAGCCTCAAGAGGGTTTTCTCCTTCAAGAAGCACGTGGAGGAGGAGCGGGGAGAAGCGGCAGCTGGGGCCAGGGCCAAGCGGCCCAGCTGCCTCCCCCTGCGGCAGGTCCAGGCGCCAGCCACGG ACGTGGAGCAGCCCGACGGTTACTACGCACGCGTGTCGGAAGAGATCGGGCTGATCGTGCAGGGCAGCGAGGgccaggggagcagagcccggggCTGCGCGGAGCCGCCACAGCCAGCCGGTGCCGACGGGGTCG ATGAAGCCATCAGGAGAATCGTCGCCCTGCTCCAGAGCGCCGGAGATGAGCTGGACAAGCag GTGAAGGAAGATGCACGGCTACGGATGTTCTTCCGAGACATGTCCTACAGCTCCTTCAAGAACCTGGCCGATGCCTACGTCAACAAGGAAATGACGGCCAGCAGACCTGACGCCAACCCCCAGGAGATCCAGTTTGCCTTCACGGTGCATCTCACCGCCAAGGTGGCTGGGATCTGCAGCCAGGCTGTGAACAGGATCATGGGCTTCGGCACCCGCTACCTGGAGGATTCGTTTGCACCCTTGTCCTACAGCAAAATTCTCCAG GACAGAGAACGGTTCAGCACAGACAACTGCGAGAGCCCCGACTGA
- the LOC110364627 gene encoding apoptosis facilitator Bcl-2-like protein 14 isoform X1 — translation MESNTQAPAAVKPRWDVGLQPSGKILSLDRQGAKKVLEIYVRRSLSCCENTLATKRTLRERPRGRGKKAHGLQRSKSDFCKYSCAKLSPKKDQEERPKAPDLDEALVDESKTPGEVPKEELEPERKSTKNSSQGKTQRTWFKSLFNFLFKKSHEEQKENTGTKVKEKDAKAPLDSKPEGAKRPGGDMSTSPPLGRAPRRRPSLKRVFSFKKHVEEERGEAAAGARAKRPSCLPLRQVQAPATADVEQPDGYYARVSEEIGLIVQGSEGQGSRARGCAEPPQPAGADGVDEAIRRIVALLQSAGDELDKQVKEDARLRMFFRDMSYSSFKNLADAYVNKEMTASRPDANPQEIQFAFTVHLTAKVAGICSQAVNRIMGFGTRYLEDSFAPLSYSKILQQDRERFSTDNCESPD, via the exons ATGGAAAG CAACACGCAGGCTCCGGCTGCGGTGAAGCCTCGGTGGGATGTGGGGTTGCAGCCGTCGGGCAAGATCCTCTCTCTGGACAGGCAAGGGGCCAAGAAAGTGCTGGAGATCTATGTCAGGCGCTCGCTGAGCTGCTGTGAAAACACGCTGGCGACCAAGAGAACTCTCCGGGAGAGACCCCGGGGCCGAGGGAAGAAGGCACATGGGCTCCAGCGGTCAAAAAGTGACTTCTGCAAGTATTCCTGTGCCAAACTCAGCCCCAAGAAGGACCAGGAGGAGCGACCCAAAGCACCGGACCTGGACGAGGCTCTGGTTGATGAGAGCAAAACTCCTGGAGAGGTCCCGAAAGAGGAGCTGGAAcctgaaaggaaaagcacaaaaaactCTTCCCAGGGCAAAACCCAACGCACCTGGTTCAAAAGTTTATTTAATTTCCTCTTCAAGAAGAGCCAtgaggagcagaaggaaaacacaggGACAAAAGTAAAGGAGAAAGATGCCAAAGCTCCTCTCGACTCCAAACCAGAAGGGGCTAAAAGACCCGGAGGGGACATGAGCACGTCCCCGCCGCTGGGCAGAGCCCCGAGGAGGAGACCCAGCCTCAAGAGGGTTTTCTCCTTCAAGAAGCACGTGGAGGAGGAGCGGGGAGAAGCGGCAGCTGGGGCCAGGGCCAAGCGGCCCAGCTGCCTCCCCCTGCGGCAGGTCCAGGCGCCAGCCACGG CAGACGTGGAGCAGCCCGACGGTTACTACGCACGCGTGTCGGAAGAGATCGGGCTGATCGTGCAGGGCAGCGAGGgccaggggagcagagcccggggCTGCGCGGAGCCGCCACAGCCAGCCGGTGCCGACGGGGTCG ATGAAGCCATCAGGAGAATCGTCGCCCTGCTCCAGAGCGCCGGAGATGAGCTGGACAAGCag GTGAAGGAAGATGCACGGCTACGGATGTTCTTCCGAGACATGTCCTACAGCTCCTTCAAGAACCTGGCCGATGCCTACGTCAACAAGGAAATGACGGCCAGCAGACCTGACGCCAACCCCCAGGAGATCCAGTTTGCCTTCACGGTGCATCTCACCGCCAAGGTGGCTGGGATCTGCAGCCAGGCTGTGAACAGGATCATGGGCTTCGGCACCCGCTACCTGGAGGATTCGTTTGCACCCTTGTCCTACAGCAAAATTCTCCAG CAGGACAGAGAACGGTTCAGCACAGACAACTGCGAGAGCCCCGACTGA
- the LOC110364627 gene encoding apoptosis facilitator Bcl-2-like protein 14 isoform X3, with product MESNTQAPAAVKPRWDVGLQPSGKILSLDRQGAKKVLEIYVRRSLSCCENTLATKRTLRERPRGRGKKAHGLQRSKSDFCKYSCAKLSPKKDQEERPKAPDLDEALVDESKTPGEVPKEELEPERKSTKNSSQGKTQRTWFKSLFNFLFKKSHEEQKENTGTKVKEKDAKAPLDSKPEGAKRPGGDMSTSPPLGRAPRRRPSLKRVFSFKKHVEEERGEAAAGARAKRPSCLPLRQVQAPATDVEQPDGYYARVSEEIGLIVQGSEGQGSRARGCAEPPQPAGADGVDEAIRRIVALLQSAGDELDKQVKEDARLRMFFRDMSYSSFKNLADAYVNKEMTASRPDANPQEIQFAFTVHLTAKVAGICSQAVNRIMGFGTRYLEDSFAPLSYSKILQQDRERFSTDNCESPD from the exons ATGGAAAG CAACACGCAGGCTCCGGCTGCGGTGAAGCCTCGGTGGGATGTGGGGTTGCAGCCGTCGGGCAAGATCCTCTCTCTGGACAGGCAAGGGGCCAAGAAAGTGCTGGAGATCTATGTCAGGCGCTCGCTGAGCTGCTGTGAAAACACGCTGGCGACCAAGAGAACTCTCCGGGAGAGACCCCGGGGCCGAGGGAAGAAGGCACATGGGCTCCAGCGGTCAAAAAGTGACTTCTGCAAGTATTCCTGTGCCAAACTCAGCCCCAAGAAGGACCAGGAGGAGCGACCCAAAGCACCGGACCTGGACGAGGCTCTGGTTGATGAGAGCAAAACTCCTGGAGAGGTCCCGAAAGAGGAGCTGGAAcctgaaaggaaaagcacaaaaaactCTTCCCAGGGCAAAACCCAACGCACCTGGTTCAAAAGTTTATTTAATTTCCTCTTCAAGAAGAGCCAtgaggagcagaaggaaaacacaggGACAAAAGTAAAGGAGAAAGATGCCAAAGCTCCTCTCGACTCCAAACCAGAAGGGGCTAAAAGACCCGGAGGGGACATGAGCACGTCCCCGCCGCTGGGCAGAGCCCCGAGGAGGAGACCCAGCCTCAAGAGGGTTTTCTCCTTCAAGAAGCACGTGGAGGAGGAGCGGGGAGAAGCGGCAGCTGGGGCCAGGGCCAAGCGGCCCAGCTGCCTCCCCCTGCGGCAGGTCCAGGCGCCAGCCACGG ACGTGGAGCAGCCCGACGGTTACTACGCACGCGTGTCGGAAGAGATCGGGCTGATCGTGCAGGGCAGCGAGGgccaggggagcagagcccggggCTGCGCGGAGCCGCCACAGCCAGCCGGTGCCGACGGGGTCG ATGAAGCCATCAGGAGAATCGTCGCCCTGCTCCAGAGCGCCGGAGATGAGCTGGACAAGCag GTGAAGGAAGATGCACGGCTACGGATGTTCTTCCGAGACATGTCCTACAGCTCCTTCAAGAACCTGGCCGATGCCTACGTCAACAAGGAAATGACGGCCAGCAGACCTGACGCCAACCCCCAGGAGATCCAGTTTGCCTTCACGGTGCATCTCACCGCCAAGGTGGCTGGGATCTGCAGCCAGGCTGTGAACAGGATCATGGGCTTCGGCACCCGCTACCTGGAGGATTCGTTTGCACCCTTGTCCTACAGCAAAATTCTCCAG CAGGACAGAGAACGGTTCAGCACAGACAACTGCGAGAGCCCCGACTGA
- the LOC110364627 gene encoding apoptosis facilitator Bcl-2-like protein 14 isoform X2, with protein sequence MESNTQAPAAVKPRWDVGLQPSGKILSLDRQGAKKVLEIYVRRSLSCCENTLATKRTLRERPRGRGKKAHGLQRSKSDFCKYSCAKLSPKKDQEERPKAPDLDEALVDESKTPGEVPKEELEPERKSTKNSSQGKTQRTWFKSLFNFLFKKSHEEQKENTGTKVKEKDAKAPLDSKPEGAKRPGGDMSTSPPLGRAPRRRPSLKRVFSFKKHVEEERGEAAAGARAKRPSCLPLRQVQAPATADVEQPDGYYARVSEEIGLIVQGSEGQGSRARGCAEPPQPAGADGVDEAIRRIVALLQSAGDELDKQVKEDARLRMFFRDMSYSSFKNLADAYVNKEMTASRPDANPQEIQFAFTVHLTAKVAGICSQAVNRIMGFGTRYLEDSFAPLSYSKILQDRERFSTDNCESPD encoded by the exons ATGGAAAG CAACACGCAGGCTCCGGCTGCGGTGAAGCCTCGGTGGGATGTGGGGTTGCAGCCGTCGGGCAAGATCCTCTCTCTGGACAGGCAAGGGGCCAAGAAAGTGCTGGAGATCTATGTCAGGCGCTCGCTGAGCTGCTGTGAAAACACGCTGGCGACCAAGAGAACTCTCCGGGAGAGACCCCGGGGCCGAGGGAAGAAGGCACATGGGCTCCAGCGGTCAAAAAGTGACTTCTGCAAGTATTCCTGTGCCAAACTCAGCCCCAAGAAGGACCAGGAGGAGCGACCCAAAGCACCGGACCTGGACGAGGCTCTGGTTGATGAGAGCAAAACTCCTGGAGAGGTCCCGAAAGAGGAGCTGGAAcctgaaaggaaaagcacaaaaaactCTTCCCAGGGCAAAACCCAACGCACCTGGTTCAAAAGTTTATTTAATTTCCTCTTCAAGAAGAGCCAtgaggagcagaaggaaaacacaggGACAAAAGTAAAGGAGAAAGATGCCAAAGCTCCTCTCGACTCCAAACCAGAAGGGGCTAAAAGACCCGGAGGGGACATGAGCACGTCCCCGCCGCTGGGCAGAGCCCCGAGGAGGAGACCCAGCCTCAAGAGGGTTTTCTCCTTCAAGAAGCACGTGGAGGAGGAGCGGGGAGAAGCGGCAGCTGGGGCCAGGGCCAAGCGGCCCAGCTGCCTCCCCCTGCGGCAGGTCCAGGCGCCAGCCACGG CAGACGTGGAGCAGCCCGACGGTTACTACGCACGCGTGTCGGAAGAGATCGGGCTGATCGTGCAGGGCAGCGAGGgccaggggagcagagcccggggCTGCGCGGAGCCGCCACAGCCAGCCGGTGCCGACGGGGTCG ATGAAGCCATCAGGAGAATCGTCGCCCTGCTCCAGAGCGCCGGAGATGAGCTGGACAAGCag GTGAAGGAAGATGCACGGCTACGGATGTTCTTCCGAGACATGTCCTACAGCTCCTTCAAGAACCTGGCCGATGCCTACGTCAACAAGGAAATGACGGCCAGCAGACCTGACGCCAACCCCCAGGAGATCCAGTTTGCCTTCACGGTGCATCTCACCGCCAAGGTGGCTGGGATCTGCAGCCAGGCTGTGAACAGGATCATGGGCTTCGGCACCCGCTACCTGGAGGATTCGTTTGCACCCTTGTCCTACAGCAAAATTCTCCAG GACAGAGAACGGTTCAGCACAGACAACTGCGAGAGCCCCGACTGA
- the PNPLA1 gene encoding omega-hydroxyceramide transacylase, translating into MAGEELRGSGTPFSLSFSGSGFLALYQVGVVQSLLELAPKLLQSAGKVYGSSAGSLIAAAVVCGISLDDLKEFFFSTVKEVRNTILGPFSPKCSLLANIKAVLQRMLPEDSYQLASGRLHISLTRVVDGQNVMASEFSSKEELIQALLCSCFLPVYCGFIPPSYRGVRYVDGGFTGLQPVSSLEEAVITVSPFTGELDICPRDCPATFFCFQIFNGSIQISMENLLRISYALFPPSTMVLNDFFSQGYQDTALFLYRNNAFGFNYCDGNFRFASMCGRNDFAQSNRTVTSLCKMVPQCLSTCVLAGLAVWRKQQVAGLQDPLSKVLLQSHRLPAPVRKGLKKLRGLLEGISSTVKRLQKFLQTVVPGLPKRAVARR; encoded by the exons ATGGCTGGGGAGGAGCTGCGGGGCTCTGGCACCCCGTTCTCGCTCTCCTTTTCGGGCAGCGGCTTCTTGGCGCTGTACCAGGTCGGGGTGGTGCAGTCCCTCCTGGAGCTGGCTCCCAAACTGCTCCAGTCGGCCGGGAAGGTCTACGGCTCGTCCGCCGGCTCCCTTATCGCTGCCGCCGTGGTGTGCGGCATCAGCCTCG ATGACCTGAAGGAATTTTTCTTCTCCACGGTAAAAGAAGTCAGGAACACCATCCTGGGCCCTTTCTCTCCCAAGTGCAGCTTGCTGGCCAATATCAAGGCGGTTTTGCAGCGGATGCTCCCAGAGGACTCGTACCAGCTGGCGTCGGGGCGGCTGCACATCTCGCTCACGCGCGTGGTGGACGGACAGAACGTCATGGCCTCCGAGTTCAGCTCCAAGGAGGAGCTCATTCAG GCtctcctctgcagctgctttcttCCTGTCTACTGTGGATTCATCCCCCCGTCCTACCGAGGTGTG CGATACGTGGACGGAGGATTCACCGGCCTGCAGCCCGTCTCCAGCCTGGAGGAAGCCGTGATCACCGTGTCCCCGTTCACAGGAGAGCTCGATATCTGCCCGCGGGACTGTCCCGCCACCTTCTTCTGCTTCCAGATCTTCAACGGCAGCATCCAGATCTCGATGGAAAACCTCCTGCGGATCAGCTACGCTCTCTTCCCACCGAGCACTATG GTCCTGAATGACTTTTTCTCCCAGGGGTACCAGGACACAGCCCTTTTCCTGTACAGGAACA ACGCCTTTGGCTTCAACTACTGCGACGGCAATTTCCGCTTCGCCAGCATGTGCGGCAGGAACGACTTTGCACAGTCCAACAGGACGGTCACCAGCCTCTGCAAGATGGTCCCGCAGTGCCTGAGCACCTGTGTCCTGGCAG GCTTGGCTGTGTGGAGGAAGCAGCAGGTGGCTGGACTGCAGGATCCGCTCTCAAAGGTCCTGCTGCAGTCACACAGGCTGCCGGCTCCCGTCAGGAAGGG gCTGAAGAAGCTGCGGGGGCTGCTGGAAGGTATCAGCTCCACGGTAAAACGGCTCCAGAAGTTTCTCCAAACCGTGGTGCCTGGGTTGCCCAAAAGAGCCGTGGCCAGGAG GTAA
- the LOC110364654 gene encoding omega-hydroxyceramide transacylase isoform X2, with amino-acid sequence MCLEEMKLSFLSAMKTSLPRCFPGGKILKTLKDFLQQHLPPHAHELVSGRLHVVLTRVRDWSSVVVSRFSSRDDLIQAVMCSCFIPLYFGFLPPMFHGVHYADGELSMWQNNLVSRTTITISAFAGEYNICPKESPAAFFTIQLFNYILQISKRNISRLQCIFQLPTCQDLEQFYTHGYQDAVSFLKRLSEFGINYLDEGFMPSLANDSCRKGEGTLHRKPEAGILHCRAPSPEDVTKENAGTIQAAGEVEEEAPRRLLHQQKAASSEGSGCAPTSTGRRSRHPSVCEAQE; translated from the exons ATGTGCCTAG AGGAGATGAAGCTCTCCTTCCTCAGTGCGATGAAAACCTCTTTGCCGAGATGTTTTCCTGGAGGCAAAATACTGAAAACGCTCAAGGatttcctgcagcagcacctgcctCCGCACGCCCACGAGCTGGTGTCGGGGCGGCTGCACGTGGTCCTGACGCGCGTGCGCGACTGGAGCAGCGTGGTGGTGTCGCGGTTTTCCTCGCGGGACGATCTCATCCAG GCCGTGATGTGCAGCTGCTTCATCCCTCTGTACTTTGGGTTTTTACCTCCTATGTTCCATGGGGTG CATTACGCCGATGGGGAACTCAGCATGTGGCAGAACAACCTCGTGTCCCGGACCACGAtcaccatttctgcttttgctggggAGTACAACATCTGTCCCAAAGAGAGCCCGGCTGCCTTTTTCACTATCCAGctctttaattatattttacagATATCAAAAAGGAACATCTCCCGCCTCCAGTGTATTTTTCAGCTTCCCACATGTCAA GATCTGGAGCAGTTTTATACCCATGGCTACCAGGACGCAGTCTCCTTCTTAAAAAGACTGA GTGAATTTGGTATAAATTACCTTGATGAGGGCTTTATGCCTTCATTGGCTAATGACTCGTGTCGGAAAGGTGAAGGGACCCTGCACAGGAAACCAGAAGCAGGAATACTTCACTGCAGAGCCCCCAGCCCTGAGGATGTCACCAAAGAGAATGCAGGGACCATCCAGGCAGCAGGTGAAGTGGAAGAGGAAGCCCCACGCCGCCTTCTCCACCAGCAGAAAG CTGCAAGTTCAGAGGGGTCCGGATGTGCACCTACCTCCACTGGCAGGAGAAGCAGGCATCCAAGCGTCTGTGAGGCTCAGGAATAG
- the LOC110364654 gene encoding omega-hydroxyceramide transacylase isoform X1, which yields MEESGNEGRPFSILFRGCSFLIVYEVGVVAALQELAPDILKSASRIYGASSGAVVATLVLCECDIEEMKLSFLSAMKTSLPRCFPGGKILKTLKDFLQQHLPPHAHELVSGRLHVVLTRVRDWSSVVVSRFSSRDDLIQAVMCSCFIPLYFGFLPPMFHGVHYADGELSMWQNNLVSRTTITISAFAGEYNICPKESPAAFFTIQLFNYILQISKRNISRLQCIFQLPTCQDLEQFYTHGYQDAVSFLKRLSEFGINYLDEGFMPSLANDSCRKGEGTLHRKPEAGILHCRAPSPEDVTKENAGTIQAAGEVEEEAPRRLLHQQKAASSEGSGCAPTSTGRRSRHPSVCEAQE from the exons ATGGAGGAAAGTGGAAATGAGGGAAGACCCTTCTCTATCCTGTTCAGAGGCTGCAGTTTCTTGATAGTGTATGAAGTCGGAGTGGTCGCTGCTTTGCAGGAATTGGCACCCGACATACTGAAATCTGCATCCAGGATCTACGGGGCATCGTCAGGAGCGGTTGTAGCTACACTGGTGTTGTGTGAGTGTGATATAG AGGAGATGAAGCTCTCCTTCCTCAGTGCGATGAAAACCTCTTTGCCGAGATGTTTTCCTGGAGGCAAAATACTGAAAACGCTCAAGGatttcctgcagcagcacctgcctCCGCACGCCCACGAGCTGGTGTCGGGGCGGCTGCACGTGGTCCTGACGCGCGTGCGCGACTGGAGCAGCGTGGTGGTGTCGCGGTTTTCCTCGCGGGACGATCTCATCCAG GCCGTGATGTGCAGCTGCTTCATCCCTCTGTACTTTGGGTTTTTACCTCCTATGTTCCATGGGGTG CATTACGCCGATGGGGAACTCAGCATGTGGCAGAACAACCTCGTGTCCCGGACCACGAtcaccatttctgcttttgctggggAGTACAACATCTGTCCCAAAGAGAGCCCGGCTGCCTTTTTCACTATCCAGctctttaattatattttacagATATCAAAAAGGAACATCTCCCGCCTCCAGTGTATTTTTCAGCTTCCCACATGTCAA GATCTGGAGCAGTTTTATACCCATGGCTACCAGGACGCAGTCTCCTTCTTAAAAAGACTGA GTGAATTTGGTATAAATTACCTTGATGAGGGCTTTATGCCTTCATTGGCTAATGACTCGTGTCGGAAAGGTGAAGGGACCCTGCACAGGAAACCAGAAGCAGGAATACTTCACTGCAGAGCCCCCAGCCCTGAGGATGTCACCAAAGAGAATGCAGGGACCATCCAGGCAGCAGGTGAAGTGGAAGAGGAAGCCCCACGCCGCCTTCTCCACCAGCAGAAAG CTGCAAGTTCAGAGGGGTCCGGATGTGCACCTACCTCCACTGGCAGGAGAAGCAGGCATCCAAGCGTCTGTGAGGCTCAGGAATAG
- the LOC110364654 gene encoding omega-hydroxyceramide transacylase isoform X3, with amino-acid sequence MKLSFLSAMKTSLPRCFPGGKILKTLKDFLQQHLPPHAHELVSGRLHVVLTRVRDWSSVVVSRFSSRDDLIQAVMCSCFIPLYFGFLPPMFHGVHYADGELSMWQNNLVSRTTITISAFAGEYNICPKESPAAFFTIQLFNYILQISKRNISRLQCIFQLPTCQDLEQFYTHGYQDAVSFLKRLSEFGINYLDEGFMPSLANDSCRKGEGTLHRKPEAGILHCRAPSPEDVTKENAGTIQAAGEVEEEAPRRLLHQQKAASSEGSGCAPTSTGRRSRHPSVCEAQE; translated from the exons ATGAAGCTCTCCTTCCTCAGTGCGATGAAAACCTCTTTGCCGAGATGTTTTCCTGGAGGCAAAATACTGAAAACGCTCAAGGatttcctgcagcagcacctgcctCCGCACGCCCACGAGCTGGTGTCGGGGCGGCTGCACGTGGTCCTGACGCGCGTGCGCGACTGGAGCAGCGTGGTGGTGTCGCGGTTTTCCTCGCGGGACGATCTCATCCAG GCCGTGATGTGCAGCTGCTTCATCCCTCTGTACTTTGGGTTTTTACCTCCTATGTTCCATGGGGTG CATTACGCCGATGGGGAACTCAGCATGTGGCAGAACAACCTCGTGTCCCGGACCACGAtcaccatttctgcttttgctggggAGTACAACATCTGTCCCAAAGAGAGCCCGGCTGCCTTTTTCACTATCCAGctctttaattatattttacagATATCAAAAAGGAACATCTCCCGCCTCCAGTGTATTTTTCAGCTTCCCACATGTCAA GATCTGGAGCAGTTTTATACCCATGGCTACCAGGACGCAGTCTCCTTCTTAAAAAGACTGA GTGAATTTGGTATAAATTACCTTGATGAGGGCTTTATGCCTTCATTGGCTAATGACTCGTGTCGGAAAGGTGAAGGGACCCTGCACAGGAAACCAGAAGCAGGAATACTTCACTGCAGAGCCCCCAGCCCTGAGGATGTCACCAAAGAGAATGCAGGGACCATCCAGGCAGCAGGTGAAGTGGAAGAGGAAGCCCCACGCCGCCTTCTCCACCAGCAGAAAG CTGCAAGTTCAGAGGGGTCCGGATGTGCACCTACCTCCACTGGCAGGAGAAGCAGGCATCCAAGCGTCTGTGAGGCTCAGGAATAG